The genomic stretch TCAGTTCGAACGCATGCCAGCGGATCTGGGCCTCGATCTCGCCGTCCAGAACCTCGAGTGCCTGCGTCAGATTGCCCCAGCCGACGTAGCACCACGGGCACATGACATCGGACCAGATGTCGATCGTCATCCGCTGCGGCGCTGTCATCGCGACACCCACCAGTGCAGCAAATGGTGCGCGATCGCATGCGGTGGCGGCGCGACAAACGGACCGGAGCCCGCAAGTGCGGAAGTCACTTCGTCGCGTGTGTACCAGTTGATCTCGGCCATTTCGGTTTCGTCGATCACCAGCGCATCGTCATCCGCATAGCTGTGACAGCCGATCATCAACTGGCTGGGGAAAGGCCACGGCTGGCTGGCAATATAGCTGACGTCCCGCACGCGGACGCCCGATTCCTCGAACACCTCGCGCTGAACGCCCTCTTCGATCGTCTCGCCCGGTTCGACAAAGCCGGCAAGCGCACTGAAGCGACCCTCTGGCCACCCCTTGCCCCGCCCGAGCATGACGCGCCCTTCATGTTCGACCAGCATGATCGTGACCGGATCGGTTCGGGGGAAATGCTGCGCTCCGCAGCTGCCGCAATTGCGCTGCCAACCGCCCTTAGCGAGGGAGGTTTCAGCCCCGCATTGGGCGCAGAAGCGGTGCCGTGCATGCCAGTCGGCAATGCTGCGAGCGCCGCCGTATAGCGCGAGGTCGCCCGGCTCCATGCTGGCCATCAATGACCACAGCTGCGGGTTCGCCATCCGAGGTGCCGCATCGCCGCGACCCGGCACCGCAACGAAGCACGCCTTGCCATCGTCGAGCCCGAGGAAAACCAGTTCGGCATCCTCTGCTGCATCGGCCAGGCTGCCCCAGGCGAGCCGCCCGTCATCGCCGATCGACGGCATCAATCCGTCGAGCAGCAGCAGCCGCGCCTTCCAGTTCATCATCCCGGCAAGGGCATCCGGATCGGCGCGGAGGTTGTCCGCGCGGTCGAGCGGCGAACCTGCGAATGAAAGAGGTCTTGTCCCGGTCAAATCAGATCGCCTTGCCCTTCATTGCCTTCATGTCCGCTTCCAGCGCGGCGAGGAATTCGTCGCGAATGGGGAAGGCATCCGAAGGCATATACTGGACGAACAGTCCCGCGCGGAGGCCGCTGCCGAAATCGACCGAGCCGAGTGTACCGGCAGCGCCGCCCCAGCCATATGTCTGGCCAACGACCCGGCCGCCTGCGCCGAAGCCCTGACCGG from Altererythrobacter epoxidivorans encodes the following:
- the nudC gene encoding NAD(+) diphosphatase encodes the protein MNWKARLLLLDGLMPSIGDDGRLAWGSLADAAEDAELVFLGLDDGKACFVAVPGRGDAAPRMANPQLWSLMASMEPGDLALYGGARSIADWHARHRFCAQCGAETSLAKGGWQRNCGSCGAQHFPRTDPVTIMLVEHEGRVMLGRGKGWPEGRFSALAGFVEPGETIEEGVQREVFEESGVRVRDVSYIASQPWPFPSQLMIGCHSYADDDALVIDETEMAEINWYTRDEVTSALAGSGPFVAPPPHAIAHHLLHWWVSR